The Alnus glutinosa chromosome 7, dhAlnGlut1.1, whole genome shotgun sequence genome includes a region encoding these proteins:
- the LOC133872898 gene encoding probable WRKY transcription factor 33 has protein sequence MTSFTDLLAGNNKMDSSAHSWGYSDQKTDRIGDEVPKFKSLQPPSLPFSAAPVSPSSYFAISPGFSPTDFFSSPMFPSHYTNLSSPTTGAFAGEAFNRMSGNSAENQLGVKGEEIFTSDFSFQPQTKPASVFQSSSNMVSGEESFKRQQEAWNFNKPTDQTEFLMEKVEVKAEFAPIKSFTSEMATSNAKRQSNSAPLSGHNQYSHQAPYSREQRRTDDGYNWRKYGQKQVKGSENPRSYYKCSYRNCPMKKKVERSLEGEITEIVYKGTHNHPKPDQSSRRSTQSFQPSSCTSSGISDQSGVTLGNTQMEYSATMQEDSSASIGEEEFDQTSKSGGDDDENESEAKRWKGGNQNEGFSASGSRTVREPRVVVQTTSEIDILDDGYRWRKYGQKVVKGNPNARSYYKCTSVGCPVRKHVERAANDMRAVITTYEGKHNHDVPAARGSGGYAASRLSSNNSSSNINIPQLIRPSAMGTHPSYPDSFQNTRLTTSASQAPYTLQMLQNPAGGVGFSGYRNQNHGYVGQTQLSEGVFSRAKEEPNTFLDSFLSEDY, from the exons ATGACCTCCTTTACTGACCTTCTTGCCGGTAACAACAAGATGGACAGTAGTGCACACAGCTGGGGATATTCGGACCAGAAAACCGATCGAATTGGCGATGAAGTGCCAAAATTCAAGTCACTTCAACCTCCTTCATTACCCTTCTCTGCTGCTCCAGTTTCTCCATCTTCTTATTTCGCTATCTCACCTGGTTTTAGCCCAACTGATTTCTTCAGCTCACCTATGTTTCCCTCCCATTACACT AATCTTTCATCTCCAACTACTGGGGCTTTTGCTGGTGAAGCATTCAACAGGATGAGTGGTAACTCTGCAGAAAACCAGCTGGGGGTGAAGGGGGAAGAGATATTTACTTCTGATTTCTCTTTCCAGCCTCAAACAAAGCCTGCTTCCGTCTTTCAATCTTCTTCAAACATGGTCTCAGGG GAAGAATCGTTTAAAAGACAACAAGAAGCATGGAATTTCAACAAACCAACCGACCAAACTGAATTTTTAATGGAGAAGGTGGAAGTAAAAGCAGAGTTTGCACCAATAAAGAGCTTCACTTCAGAAATGGCCACAAGCAATGCAAAAAGGCAGAGTAATTCTGCTCCTTTGTCCGGCCACAATCAATACAGTCACCAAGCTCCATATAGCAGAGAGCAGAGAAGAACAGATGATGGATACAATTGGCGAAAATACGGACAAAAACAAGTGAAGGGAAGTGAAAATCCGCGTAGTTATTACAAGTGCTCGTACCGAAATTGCCcaatgaagaaaaaagttgAGAGATCTTTGGAGGGAGAGATTACTGAAATAGTATACAAAGGAACTCATAATCATCCCAAGCCTGATCAGTCTAGTAGACGATCAACTCAATCATTTCAACCTTCTTCATGCACCAGTTCAGGGATTTCTGATCAGTCAGGTGTAACACTTGGCAATACACAAATGGAGTACTCTGCCACAATGCAGGAAGATTCTTCAGCCTCAATTGGAGAGGAAGAGTTTGATCAAACGAGTAAATCAGGAGGAGACGACGATGAAAATGAGTCTGAGGCCAAAAGATG GAAGGGCGGAAATCAAAACGAGGGGTTTTCGGCTTCTGGGAGTAGGACTGTGAGGGAACCTAGAGTTGTAGTTCAGACAACTAGTGAAATTGATATTCTTGATGATGGGTATAGATGGAGGAAATATGGACAGAAAGTAGTAAAAGGAAATCCAAATGCCAG GAGCTACTACAAATGCACATCGGTAGGTTGTCCAGTGAGGAAACACGTCGAGCGAGCGGCCAACGACATGAGGGCTGTGATCACCACTTATGAGGGGAAACACAACCATGATGTTCCGGCAGCTCGCGGCAGTGGTGGCTATGCTGCGAGTAGGCTGTCATCCAATAACAGTAGCAGCAACATTAACATACCCCAGCTAATAAGGCCCTCAGCCATGGGCACCCATCCAAGTTACCCagattcttttcaaaatacaaGGTTAACAACATCAGCAAGTCAAGCACCATATACCCTACAAATGTTGCAGAACCCAGCTGGGGGAGTAGGATTTTCAGGGTACAGAAATCAAAATCATGGCTACGTGGGTCAAACACAACTCTCAGAGGGTGTGTTCTCTAGGGCCAAGGAAGAACCAAACACATTCCTTGACTCATTCCTATCTGAGGATTACTAA